From the Deltaproteobacteria bacterium genome, the window ATTCCGTTGGATTAATCGCACGAATTCTCACTTTTTCTGACTGCGAAAGAGGACACACATGTTGTGTCCTCTTTTTTTTCTCCGCGGTTCGGTTGCGTGTCCAGAGATGGGGTGGTATAAACTGCCCCGCCGTAACGGACAACGGGGGTTGTATCTCTGCTTCTTTCCCAGTGTTTTGCCCTTGCATCTCATGCCAGGGCTCACTAAAGTGCGCAGGCAGACATCCGGTCCGTGCGGACGTCGTCACGTAGGAGGGAACTGTGCAAGCGTTTACTTATGAAGCCCCTCGATCACTTGATCAGGCGCTCAGTCTTTTTTCGTCGTCCGGTGACAAAGCGCGAGCTTTGGTCGGCGGGACAGACTTATTGATCCAGATGCGAGCTGCAACTCGACAGCCCAGTGTGCTTGTTGATGTCAAGAACATTCCAGAGCTGCAGATCATTTCTTTTGATCCGCAAACTGGCTTGCGTCTGGGAGCCGCAGTACCAAGTGTCCGCATCTTCGAAGATAAGATGATGCAGGACAAATATCCTGGTTTGACCGAAGCTGCCTGGCTCATCGGCTCAGTGCAAATTAAGAATCGATGCTCGGTGGGTGGAAACTTGTGCAATGGTTCGCCTGCAGCAGATAGTCCTCCTGCATTGATTGCGTTGGGAGCGGAGTGTGTGATTGCCAGTTCCAAAGGAACACGCACTGTGAAAGCCGAGGACTTTATCAAATCCCCAGGGCAAACCGTGCTGCAGCCTGGAGAAATGCTCGTTGAATTCCGTATTCCAGCGCCAAAGCCTCATTCCTCTGATTGTTATCAGCGGTTCATTCCACGCAATGAAATGGATATTGCCGTGGTCGGTGTTGGGGCGTCAGTCACGTTGAATGGAGATACCTGCACAGCGGCGCGTATTGGCTTAGGTGCGGTTGCGCCGACGCCGCTGTTTGCCAAAGCTGCGGGTGACTCACTCGTTGGCAAGCCGTTCAATGAACAAAACATCGCCGCTGCCGCTGCTTTAGCGCAGCAGCACGCCACACCAATCTCTGATATGCGCGGGACCGCCGAGTATCGCAAACACATGGTTGGCGTTCTCACCCGGCGTGTGCTAACGGAAGCCGGAGCACGAGCACGGAAGAAGTAATGAGTAATGAGTACCGAGTAATGAGTACCGAGTGAAGACTTTGTCTTGCTGAGTTTTTCCTCATCACTCATTACCCATTCCTCGTCACTAAAGCGAAGCGAAAGAAGGAAACATCATGTCAGGCAAAGTACATGTCGAAACAACACTCAATGGCGAGCAAGTTGAGTTTCTTTGTGAACCACGTCAAAGCGCACTTGAAGTCCTTCGCGATGTCCTCGGATTTACGGGAGTAAAAGAGGGCTGTCTGACTGGCGACTGTGGCGCGTGCAGTATGATTATGGATGGTCGCGTTGTCTGTTCGTGCCTAGTCCTTGGCCCGGAAATGCAAGGGCGCACCATCGAGACCGTCGAAGGAATGGCTAAAGATGGTGAGAAACTCCATCCGCTCCAACAAAAGTTCCTAGAGCATGCAGCTCTGCAATGTGGGATTTGTACGCCGGGATTCTTAGTCGCAGCAAAAGCGCTGCTTGATAAGAACCCAAAGCCGACTGAACACGAAGTTCGGTTTGCGTTAGCTGGAAACCTGTGTCGTTGTACTGGATATGATAAGATCGTGCGTGCGGTGCTCGATGCTGCCGCAGTTATGCAAGGGAGGTAACTTATGGCCACTGTACAGGAAGCCAAGTTTAAAGTTATTGGGACTCGTCCGATTCGGCACGACGGCGTGGACAAAGTCACTGGCCGTGCCAAATATGGCGCAGACATTAGTTTACCCGGATTGCTTCACGGGAAAGTACTACGCAGCCCCCATGCGCATGCGCGGATTAAATCGATTGATATCTCGGCAGCGGCAAAGTTGCCTGGCGTGAAGGCTGTTATCACGAGTGCCGACATTCCGAAGGTCCATAATGGTGTTGTTCCCATGGGTGAGTTAGCCATGAATCCTCACTTCATGTCGATGAACATGTTGGCGCATGATAAGGTGCTCTACGATGGTCATCCGGTTGCGGCCGTGGCAGCTACGAGTACGCACATTGCGGAAGAAGCAATTCGCCTGATTAAGGTCGACTATGAAGTGCTTCCCCATGTGCTGGATGCCGAAGCGGCAATGAAAGATGGCGCTCCAATTCTCCATCCTGACCTCCGTACGAGTGGATCGCCGGAGAAGAGCGACAAACCAACCAATGTTGCCAGTCAAGTGCGCTTTGCGCGTGGCGACCTCGATGCTGGCTTCAAAGCCGCTGATGTGATTGTCGAGAAGACCTTCGACACTGCGATGGTCCACCAAGGATATATTGAGCCCCATAACGCTGTGGCGCAGTATAATGCTGATGGACAGACGACAATTTGGACGAGCACCCAGGGCGCCTTCACTACTCGTGATCAGTGCGCACTGGTGCTGAATATCCCGGCGAGTTCAATGAAAGTGGTGCCAGCAGAAATTGGTGGTGGCTTTGGCGGAAAAATTGGTATCTATCTTGAGCCACTTGCCTTGTTACTGTCGAAAAAGTCTGGCAAGCCAGTCAAATTGGTCATGACGCGCGGTGAAGTGCTGCGCGCCACTGGGCCGACGTCTGGTGCCAACATGCGCGTGAAGATGGGCGCGAATAAACAAGGCAAGATTACGGCAGCACAAATTTGGCTGGCGTACCAAGCTGGTGCATTTCCAGGTTCGCCGGTTGGCGCTGGCGCTATGACTGTGCTTGCTCCGTATGATCTGGAAAACCTGCAGATTGACGGCTTCGACGTCGTGGTCAACCGACCGAAGACGGCTGCGTACCGTGCACCGGGAGCGACAACTTCATCGATGGGTGCAGAGACGGTTATCGATGAATTGGCAGAAAAGGTTGGCATTGATCCGGTCGAATTCCGTCGCATCAATGGGGCAAAAGAAGGAACCGCGCAACCAGCGGGGCCGAAGTTCTTGCGCATCGGCTACTTAGAAACTCTGGAAGCTGCCAAGAATAGCGATCACTACAAATCGCCATTACCGCAAGTCCCTGGAAAAAAGGTTGGACGAGGTATCGCTTCAGGGTTCTGGTTCAATGCCGGCTTTCAGTCAAGCGCAACAGTGAACATCAACTCTGATGGAACAGCCAGTGTTGTGACTGGCTCACCTGACATTGGTGGTTCGCGTGCATCCTGCGCCATGATCGCCGCTGAAGTGCTTGGTCTCAAAGCAGAGGAAGTGCATCCGGTCGTTGCTGATACCGAATCCATTGGTCACACGGATATGACCGGTGGTAGCCGTGTGACCTTTGCGACTGGTTATGCGGTGTACGAAGCCGCTCAGGAGGCAGTGAACTTATTGAAGCAGAGGGCGGCAGTCCTGTGGAAAGCCAAACCAGAAGAAGTCGCGTACCAAGACGGCGTCGTTTCGCGTACAGCCAATGGGCAAGAATCGATGACGCTGAAAGAACTCGCGGCCAAACTTCCTCGCGCTGGAGGTCCAGTTGGTGGTCGGGCGTCAGTGAATCCGCGTGGGGTTGGCCCAGCTTTCGCTACGCATGTGGTTGATGTGGCCGTTGACTCAGAGACCGGTAAGGTTGATGTGCTACGCTACACCGCGATCCAAGATGTTGGTAAGGCAGTACATCCGAGCTATGTCGAAGGCCAGATCCAAGGCGCTGTCGCGCAAGGCGTTGGCTGGGCATTGAATGAAGAATACTTCTATGATGATAAGGGGACGCTCCGCAACGCGGGCTTCCTCGATTATCGTATGCCCACGACACTTGATCTGCCGTTGATCGAGACAGTCTTGATTGAAGTCCCGAATCCTGGTCATCCGATCGGTATTCGTGGCGTTGGTGAAGTTCCCATCGTCCCACCACCAGCCGCGATTGCCAATGCGATCTACCGGGCTGTTGGTGTGCGTATGACCGAACTGCCGATGTCACCGCCCAAG encodes:
- a CDS encoding xanthine dehydrogenase family protein molybdopterin-binding subunit, with the protein product MATVQEAKFKVIGTRPIRHDGVDKVTGRAKYGADISLPGLLHGKVLRSPHAHARIKSIDISAAAKLPGVKAVITSADIPKVHNGVVPMGELAMNPHFMSMNMLAHDKVLYDGHPVAAVAATSTHIAEEAIRLIKVDYEVLPHVLDAEAAMKDGAPILHPDLRTSGSPEKSDKPTNVASQVRFARGDLDAGFKAADVIVEKTFDTAMVHQGYIEPHNAVAQYNADGQTTIWTSTQGAFTTRDQCALVLNIPASSMKVVPAEIGGGFGGKIGIYLEPLALLLSKKSGKPVKLVMTRGEVLRATGPTSGANMRVKMGANKQGKITAAQIWLAYQAGAFPGSPVGAGAMTVLAPYDLENLQIDGFDVVVNRPKTAAYRAPGATTSSMGAETVIDELAEKVGIDPVEFRRINGAKEGTAQPAGPKFLRIGYLETLEAAKNSDHYKSPLPQVPGKKVGRGIASGFWFNAGFQSSATVNINSDGTASVVTGSPDIGGSRASCAMIAAEVLGLKAEEVHPVVADTESIGHTDMTGGSRVTFATGYAVYEAAQEAVNLLKQRAAVLWKAKPEEVAYQDGVVSRTANGQESMTLKELAAKLPRAGGPVGGRASVNPRGVGPAFATHVVDVAVDSETGKVDVLRYTAIQDVGKAVHPSYVEGQIQGAVAQGVGWALNEEYFYDDKGTLRNAGFLDYRMPTTLDLPLIETVLIEVPNPGHPIGIRGVGEVPIVPPPAAIANAIYRAVGVRMTELPMSPPKVCKAIAEKK
- a CDS encoding xanthine dehydrogenase family protein subunit M, with protein sequence MQAFTYEAPRSLDQALSLFSSSGDKARALVGGTDLLIQMRAATRQPSVLVDVKNIPELQIISFDPQTGLRLGAAVPSVRIFEDKMMQDKYPGLTEAAWLIGSVQIKNRCSVGGNLCNGSPAADSPPALIALGAECVIASSKGTRTVKAEDFIKSPGQTVLQPGEMLVEFRIPAPKPHSSDCYQRFIPRNEMDIAVVGVGASVTLNGDTCTAARIGLGAVAPTPLFAKAAGDSLVGKPFNEQNIAAAAALAQQHATPISDMRGTAEYRKHMVGVLTRRVLTEAGARARKK
- a CDS encoding (2Fe-2S)-binding protein, which produces MSGKVHVETTLNGEQVEFLCEPRQSALEVLRDVLGFTGVKEGCLTGDCGACSMIMDGRVVCSCLVLGPEMQGRTIETVEGMAKDGEKLHPLQQKFLEHAALQCGICTPGFLVAAKALLDKNPKPTEHEVRFALAGNLCRCTGYDKIVRAVLDAAAVMQGR